One Niabella beijingensis DNA window includes the following coding sequences:
- a CDS encoding HlyD family secretion protein — MNNKHFESNTMEEIDTERYRGTERTEEVRDIIERMPTKFGWRVSMIVVFIFLLLLFFGWIIRYPDIVKGQVTINTPVAPIKLVANSAGKIKLNRTVSQSRVNGGDIVGYIESATSYDTLCLIKEALKNYNPNDSYNTSILATLPSRVALGDLTSRYYGFLGSLQQMANFNNNKLYDKQIQSLRSLREHQMNEVRNSSDRININKSTLEYSEKFLKRDSILYAGKVAAEAELDRTKMEYLSTQSGYANARSSQIDAEKQAQQTLSKITEVDVQKNEKRKELEIALLAAYNDLIDNITLWEQRYLFKAPFKGQVQFLRFWTDDQFVQAQEPVFTIIPDANEPYGQVALPALGAGKVKTGQEVIVKLDDFPYNEYGSITGIVNNISLTTNTEKTQQGNVETYLVTVKFPKGLITNYGKPIAFRHEAKGAAEIITKDRRLIERLFDNLKYALNK, encoded by the coding sequence ATGAACAATAAGCATTTTGAAAGTAACACAATGGAAGAAATTGATACAGAAAGATATCGGGGTACCGAGCGTACTGAAGAAGTAAGGGATATTATTGAGCGCATGCCCACAAAGTTTGGATGGCGGGTCAGCATGATTGTAGTATTCATTTTTTTACTTCTTCTATTCTTTGGCTGGATCATCCGGTACCCGGATATTGTAAAAGGACAGGTAACCATCAATACACCGGTAGCTCCGATAAAATTAGTTGCGAACAGTGCGGGTAAAATAAAGCTGAACCGCACCGTATCGCAGTCACGGGTAAATGGCGGAGATATAGTAGGCTATATAGAAAGTGCCACTTCTTATGATACGCTATGCCTGATTAAGGAAGCATTAAAAAACTACAATCCTAATGACAGTTACAACACTTCCATTTTAGCTACGTTGCCTTCCAGGGTGGCGCTGGGAGATCTCACTTCCAGGTATTATGGTTTCTTAGGCAGCCTGCAACAGATGGCCAATTTTAACAACAACAAATTGTATGACAAACAAATCCAAAGCCTCCGGAGTCTGCGTGAGCACCAGATGAACGAAGTCAGGAACAGCTCAGATCGGATCAATATCAACAAAAGCACACTGGAGTACTCGGAAAAGTTTTTAAAACGGGATTCTATTTTATATGCGGGGAAAGTAGCCGCGGAAGCAGAACTGGACCGGACAAAAATGGAATATCTAAGTACCCAATCCGGGTATGCTAATGCCCGAAGCAGCCAGATAGATGCAGAAAAACAGGCACAGCAAACACTCAGTAAAATAACGGAAGTGGATGTGCAGAAAAATGAAAAGCGCAAAGAACTGGAAATTGCGCTGCTGGCAGCTTACAATGATCTTATTGATAATATTACACTTTGGGAGCAACGGTATTTATTCAAGGCTCCATTTAAAGGGCAGGTGCAGTTCCTGCGGTTTTGGACAGATGACCAGTTTGTACAGGCCCAGGAACCCGTATTTACCATTATACCGGATGCCAATGAGCCATATGGGCAGGTAGCGCTTCCGGCGCTGGGCGCTGGTAAAGTAAAAACAGGACAGGAAGTGATCGTAAAGCTGGACGATTTTCCCTACAACGAGTATGGATCTATTACCGGAATAGTAAACAACATTTCGCTCACCACTAATACAGAAAAAACACAACAGGGAAATGTTGAAACTTACCTGGTTACCGTAAAATTTCCAAAAGGGCTTATTACCAACTATGGCAAGCCGATCGCCTTCAGGCATGAGGCAAAAGGGGCCGCCGAAATTATAACCAAGGACCGTCGATTGATTGAGCGGTTATTTGACAATCTGAAATATGCCCTGAATAAATAA
- a CDS encoding peptidase domain-containing ABC transporter, translating to MINRFPCDRQLDMMDCGPACLKMIAKYYGKYYSLQYLRDKCGISKEGVSFLGLSHAAEGLGLRSLSLKCTIDELIIKVPLPVIVHWDNSHFIVVYKTNPRTTGIYVADPAKGYIRYSKEEFSKKWIKKAEKDKGVLMAMEPQADFYQRRGDERSERKKTFENFLGYFRPYKKSFINLFVVMLVVTALQGLLPFISKAVIDVGIQTHDIDFINIVLIANIAIYVSILLSNMARDWILLHVTARVNIALISDYLIKLMLLPITFFENKMTGDILQRAQDHERIRSFIMNNSINMIFSTLTFIAFGIILLFYNTTIFYIFLAGSVLYVVWVMGFMRLRKKLDWEYFELVSKNQSYWVETISGIQDIKINNYEKPKRWKWEDIQARLYKVNVRSLNINNLQNTGAQFIDNTKNLAITFFCATAVIKGNMTFGVMISTQFMIGMLNGPVVQFIQFLLSYQFAKISFLRLNEIHQLKDEHEEVGTNPINLPENKSLSISNVSFQYTPQSPVVLKNVRLHIPEGKVTAIVGDSGSGKSTLLKLILRLYKPSFGEILIGNMNVNNVSLKQWRDKCGAVMQDGKIFNDTILNNIVLDDEKVDYVKLKKALDTANIAAEIEKLPLGYQTKMGEQGRGLSGGQKQRILIARALYKDPDYLFFDEATNSLDTLNEQKIVAALDNVFKDKTVVVVAHRLSTIRKADQIIVMQDGLIVEMGNHESLMQRKGRYFQLVQSQLDLSSTIMTEKTQLVTNEIKNLPLTIPGNVKTDTPDEQ from the coding sequence ATGATTAATCGTTTCCCCTGCGACCGGCAACTGGATATGATGGATTGCGGGCCTGCCTGCTTAAAAATGATTGCTAAGTACTATGGAAAATATTATAGCCTGCAGTACTTAAGAGACAAATGCGGAATCAGTAAAGAAGGTGTCTCCTTTCTTGGCCTTAGTCACGCAGCTGAAGGTCTTGGTCTGCGCAGCCTTTCGTTAAAATGCACAATTGATGAACTAATTATAAAAGTACCGTTGCCTGTAATCGTGCACTGGGATAACAGCCACTTCATTGTAGTTTATAAAACCAATCCGCGTACTACCGGTATTTATGTTGCAGATCCTGCCAAGGGCTATATCCGTTACAGCAAAGAAGAGTTTTCAAAAAAATGGATCAAGAAAGCCGAAAAAGACAAAGGCGTTTTGATGGCAATGGAGCCACAGGCTGACTTTTATCAACGTAGAGGCGATGAACGTAGCGAGCGTAAAAAGACCTTTGAAAATTTTCTTGGCTATTTCCGCCCGTATAAGAAAAGTTTTATCAACCTGTTTGTAGTCATGCTGGTTGTAACAGCACTACAGGGACTGCTTCCTTTTATTTCCAAAGCAGTTATAGATGTGGGCATACAGACCCATGACATTGATTTCATCAATATTGTACTTATTGCCAATATTGCCATATATGTCAGCATCCTGTTAAGTAATATGGCAAGGGACTGGATATTGCTACACGTAACAGCCCGGGTAAATATTGCCCTGATCTCTGATTACCTGATCAAGCTGATGTTACTGCCTATTACGTTCTTTGAAAACAAAATGACGGGCGACATATTGCAGCGGGCACAGGATCATGAGCGTATCCGTTCATTTATTATGAACAATTCTATTAACATGATTTTCTCCACGCTTACCTTCATAGCGTTTGGCATCATACTTTTATTTTACAATACCACTATCTTCTATATATTTTTAGCAGGCAGCGTATTGTATGTCGTCTGGGTAATGGGCTTTATGCGATTGCGCAAGAAATTAGACTGGGAATATTTTGAGTTAGTATCCAAAAACCAAAGCTACTGGGTAGAAACCATCAGTGGCATCCAGGATATAAAGATCAATAACTATGAAAAACCCAAACGCTGGAAATGGGAGGATATCCAGGCCCGGCTGTATAAGGTAAATGTACGATCGCTTAACATCAATAACCTGCAAAATACCGGAGCACAGTTTATTGACAATACTAAGAATCTCGCCATTACATTTTTCTGCGCCACGGCCGTCATAAAAGGGAACATGACTTTTGGGGTGATGATCTCCACCCAGTTTATGATCGGAATGCTGAACGGGCCGGTAGTACAATTTATACAGTTTCTCCTATCCTACCAGTTCGCAAAAATCAGCTTCCTGCGACTTAATGAAATACATCAGTTAAAAGATGAGCATGAAGAAGTGGGCACAAATCCCATTAACCTTCCTGAAAACAAAAGCTTAAGCATCAGCAATGTTTCCTTTCAATACACGCCACAATCTCCTGTTGTTTTAAAGAATGTCCGCTTGCATATACCAGAGGGAAAAGTAACGGCGATCGTAGGAGACAGCGGCAGCGGAAAATCCACGCTGTTAAAGTTGATACTGCGCCTGTACAAACCCTCTTTTGGCGAAATACTTATCGGCAATATGAATGTAAATAATGTCAGCCTGAAACAATGGAGAGACAAATGCGGAGCGGTAATGCAGGATGGAAAAATATTTAACGACACTATTCTAAATAATATTGTGCTGGATGACGAAAAGGTAGACTACGTAAAACTGAAAAAAGCACTGGATACCGCCAATATCGCCGCAGAAATCGAAAAGCTACCGTTAGGATACCAAACCAAGATGGGTGAGCAAGGACGCGGATTAAGTGGCGGTCAAAAACAACGGATATTAATAGCACGGGCACTTTATAAGGATCCGGATTATCTGTTCTTTGACGAAGCCACCAACTCCCTGGACACCCTTAATGAGCAGAAAATAGTTGCTGCGTTGGATAATGTGTTTAAAGATAAAACGGTCGTTGTTGTAGCACACCGGCTAAGCACCATACGTAAAGCAGACCAGATCATTGTAATGCAGGATGGGCTTATCGTTGAGATGGGCAATCATGAAAGCCTGATGCAACGAAAAGGGAGGTATTTCCAGTTGGTACAATCACAGCTGGATTTAAGCAGTACCATAATGACGGAAAAAACACAATTGGTAACCAATGAGATCAAGAATCTTCCTTTGACGATTCCTGGAAACGTAAAAACCGATACACCGGATGAACAATAA
- a CDS encoding LytR/AlgR family response regulator transcription factor: protein MNCIIIDDEPLAREAIEILIDQTGDLELIGSFNSPGVAADFMGNNTVDLIFLDIQMPGINGIEFARTIPKETFVIFTTAYSEFATDSYEVDAIDYLIKPVKAARFQKAVEKAHTYSKLLAADYFNNNIERITDDFFFVKADRRIFKLYFSNILFIQGLKDYVVMHLENQKVITAMNIKTIYDRLPKEMFVRVSKSYIINVKHINAVDNNTVYIGANEIPIGNIYRDFFFSEFVTKKILGK, encoded by the coding sequence ATGAATTGTATTATCATAGACGATGAGCCGCTGGCAAGAGAGGCTATAGAGATATTGATTGACCAAACAGGCGACCTGGAATTGATCGGTTCATTCAACAGCCCCGGTGTGGCTGCTGATTTTATGGGGAACAATACCGTTGACCTAATATTCCTGGACATACAAATGCCGGGAATAAACGGTATTGAATTTGCGCGCACGATTCCAAAAGAGACATTTGTTATTTTTACCACGGCCTATTCAGAATTTGCTACTGACAGCTATGAAGTAGACGCCATAGACTACCTGATAAAACCTGTAAAAGCAGCGCGTTTTCAAAAAGCAGTTGAAAAAGCACACACCTATTCCAAATTGCTTGCAGCTGATTATTTCAACAACAATATTGAACGGATCACAGACGATTTTTTCTTTGTAAAAGCAGACCGGCGGATTTTCAAACTATATTTCAGCAACATTCTTTTTATCCAGGGATTAAAAGATTATGTGGTGATGCACCTCGAAAATCAGAAGGTAATTACCGCTATGAATATTAAGACCATCTACGACCGGTTACCAAAGGAAATGTTTGTGCGGGTGAGCAAATCATATATCATTAATGTTAAGCACATCAACGCTGTTGATAATAACACGGTGTACATTGGCGCTAACGAAATTCCCATTGGAAATATTTACAGGGATTTCTTTTTCAGTGAATTTGTAACTAAAAAGATTTTAGGAAAATAG
- a CDS encoding sensor histidine kinase — protein MISILVIVAICGYFFNPFNKEHGLNIPLFSFLTLLLLAASSSIKLFQKGMMDRQLIYELEQSKTYAELEQLKNQINPHFLFNMLNNANVLTKKDPEKASQVLMKLSDLLRYQLYDSAREKVLLTADIHFLEDFLNLEKVRRDRFDFLISKEGNLSGVQIPSLLFISFVENAVKHNNDATKPSYVNLYFDVRNDELFFKCINSKPILKSDGNAGGLGLANIRRRLELLFPATHRLIIEDDTETYCAALTIKL, from the coding sequence GTGATCAGCATCCTTGTGATAGTAGCTATTTGTGGTTATTTTTTCAATCCTTTTAATAAAGAACATGGCCTGAATATCCCACTTTTCTCCTTCCTTACCCTGTTACTGCTAGCGGCATCCTCTTCCATAAAACTCTTTCAGAAAGGAATGATGGACAGGCAATTGATCTACGAGTTGGAACAGTCGAAAACCTATGCAGAGTTAGAACAACTGAAAAACCAAATCAACCCGCATTTCTTATTTAATATGTTGAACAATGCCAATGTTCTGACGAAGAAAGACCCCGAAAAAGCCTCGCAGGTTTTAATGAAGCTAAGCGATTTACTGCGCTACCAGCTTTATGACAGTGCAAGAGAGAAGGTATTGTTGACGGCGGATATTCATTTCCTGGAAGATTTTTTAAATTTGGAAAAAGTAAGGCGGGATCGTTTTGATTTCCTGATTTCAAAAGAAGGAAATTTGAGCGGCGTGCAAATTCCTTCGTTGCTGTTCATTTCTTTCGTGGAAAATGCTGTAAAGCACAACAATGATGCGACAAAACCATCTTATGTAAACCTGTATTTCGATGTCAGAAACGATGAACTTTTCTTTAAATGCATTAATTCAAAACCTATCCTGAAATCGGACGGTAATGCCGGCGGTTTAGGACTGGCAAATATCAGGCGAAGGCTTGAACTGCTGTTCCCCGCAACACATCGTTTGATTATTGAGGACGACACAGAAACGTACTGTGCAGCATTAACCATAAAATTATGA
- a CDS encoding TonB-dependent receptor, with translation MRHKIIYTLLFITISFGVCSQGKVTLSGTITVKTNTETIIGATIFIPEAKVSTVTNAYGFYSITLPKGTYTVVISYVGFENIEEHIVLTENSRKDFSMFERSKTLDEVAIKYNSSASNIRKPEMSVNKLSISTIKKMPAVMGEVDILKAILQLPGVSTAQEGATGFNVRGGSVDGNLILLDEAIVYNTSHLFGFFSVFNADVIKDLKLYKGGIPANFGGRTSAVLDIYQKEGNNKEHHITGGIGAVSSRLLAEGPIVSDKSSFIVAGRTSYAHLFLKLADNPNAVSFYDLNAKLNYKINGDNRIFLSGYFGKDKMDFSDFFSNDYSNSFFNLRWNHIFSEKFFSNASVIYSKYDYGLKIKNVGIDWASDIRNYNFKYDFSQHLSDKLVLNYGVNSIYYQFNPGTIKPMDAASPVNADQIEKKYAWENAVYLSAEQQLTDKIALNYGLRYSNFQRLGEQHINNYANNQAVVFNPELQIYEEGTPTGTTYYTKNKKIIGFGNLEPRLAVSYALNDGQSIKASYNRMSQYIHLISNTASVSPLDIWAPSDRYLRPEILDQVALGYFRNFGHGKYSLETEAFYKKTKNKADYIDGAELIAHRAIEQVLLNGEARAYGLEVMLKKNTGKLTGWLSYTLSKAEQRTPGRNAEEPGINNGGWYRASYDKTHNLSLTAAYQLTKKWSFGGIFTCQTGKAATYPIGKYQYQGITIANYGARNVNSLPAYHHLDLSATYTPKPDSKKRWKGEWVFSIYNVYNRSNAASIMFEQNRETGLNEAKRVSIFGIVPGVTYNFRF, from the coding sequence ATGAGACATAAGATTATTTATACACTACTGTTTATAACCATTTCATTCGGAGTCTGTTCACAGGGAAAAGTTACGTTGAGTGGAACAATTACCGTAAAAACAAACACGGAAACAATAATCGGTGCAACCATTTTCATTCCAGAAGCAAAGGTTTCAACAGTTACCAATGCCTATGGCTTTTATTCCATCACCCTGCCCAAAGGGACATATACTGTCGTTATCAGCTATGTGGGCTTTGAGAATATTGAGGAGCATATCGTTCTGACGGAAAACAGCAGAAAAGATTTTTCGATGTTTGAAAGAAGCAAAACTCTGGATGAAGTAGCGATAAAATACAATAGTTCAGCAAGCAACATCCGGAAGCCGGAAATGAGTGTGAATAAACTCTCTATTTCCACCATCAAAAAGATGCCGGCAGTTATGGGCGAGGTTGATATTTTGAAAGCTATTTTGCAACTTCCGGGAGTTTCCACTGCACAGGAAGGTGCAACAGGCTTTAACGTCAGGGGTGGTTCGGTTGATGGTAATTTAATATTGTTAGATGAAGCCATTGTTTACAATACTTCACACCTGTTCGGCTTTTTCTCGGTTTTTAATGCAGATGTGATTAAAGATTTAAAATTGTATAAGGGTGGAATACCTGCAAATTTCGGTGGACGCACTTCGGCTGTTTTGGATATTTATCAAAAAGAGGGGAACAATAAAGAACATCATATAACGGGCGGAATTGGCGCGGTTTCGAGCAGGTTACTGGCGGAAGGTCCTATTGTAAGCGATAAAAGCTCGTTCATAGTTGCGGGTCGTACTTCTTATGCTCATTTGTTTCTGAAACTGGCTGATAACCCCAACGCTGTTTCTTTTTATGACCTGAACGCTAAACTGAACTATAAGATCAATGGCGATAACAGGATTTTTCTTTCAGGGTATTTCGGTAAGGATAAAATGGATTTCAGCGATTTTTTCAGCAATGATTATTCCAACTCGTTCTTTAATCTTCGTTGGAATCATATCTTTTCCGAAAAATTTTTCTCCAATGCATCGGTCATTTACAGTAAGTATGACTATGGCCTGAAGATAAAGAATGTTGGCATCGACTGGGCATCGGACATCCGTAATTATAATTTTAAGTACGATTTTAGTCAGCATTTGTCCGACAAGCTGGTCCTGAATTATGGTGTCAATTCCATCTACTACCAGTTCAATCCCGGCACAATAAAACCAATGGATGCGGCATCGCCTGTCAATGCTGATCAGATCGAAAAAAAATATGCCTGGGAAAATGCAGTATATCTCAGCGCCGAGCAACAACTCACGGATAAAATAGCATTGAATTATGGACTGCGGTACAGTAATTTTCAACGGTTGGGGGAACAGCATATAAATAACTATGCCAATAATCAGGCAGTGGTTTTTAATCCTGAGCTGCAAATTTATGAGGAAGGAACTCCTACAGGTACAACATACTATACTAAAAATAAAAAGATTATTGGTTTTGGGAATTTAGAACCTCGTTTGGCAGTTTCTTATGCCCTGAATGACGGTCAGTCCATTAAGGCAAGTTATAACCGGATGAGTCAGTATATCCACTTAATTTCCAACACAGCTTCCGTCTCTCCTCTCGATATCTGGGCACCGAGCGACCGGTATTTGAGGCCCGAAATTCTTGATCAGGTTGCATTGGGCTATTTCAGGAATTTCGGCCATGGAAAATATTCGCTGGAAACAGAAGCTTTTTACAAGAAAACTAAAAATAAAGCAGATTACATTGATGGTGCCGAGCTGATTGCCCACAGGGCCATAGAACAGGTATTGCTAAACGGGGAAGCAAGGGCTTACGGACTTGAGGTGATGTTGAAGAAAAATACCGGGAAACTGACAGGCTGGCTTTCCTATACACTTTCAAAAGCAGAGCAACGCACACCGGGAAGAAATGCAGAAGAACCTGGTATCAACAACGGCGGGTGGTACCGTGCCAGTTACGATAAAACGCATAACCTTTCGCTTACAGCTGCTTATCAGCTGACAAAAAAATGGAGTTTTGGTGGCATTTTTACCTGCCAAACCGGGAAAGCGGCCACCTATCCCATTGGTAAATACCAGTACCAGGGAATTACCATCGCAAATTATGGAGCACGAAATGTCAATTCGCTTCCGGCATATCATCATTTGGATTTATCAGCTACCTACACGCCAAAGCCTGACAGCAAAAAAAGATGGAAAGGTGAATGGGTGTTCAGCATTTACAATGTTTATAATAGGAGCAACGCCGCATCTATTATGTTCGAGCAAAACAGGGAAACAGGGTTGAATGAGGCAAAGCGGGTATCAATTTTCGGTATCGTACCGGGTGTAACTTATAATTTCAGATTTTAA
- a CDS encoding DUF4249 family protein, giving the protein MDLETAEPKLVIDASIDWVKGTTGNEQKIKLSTTTGYDSTIFPAVSGADIIITNSANTVFRFIESPGTGEYSCFDFRPVIGETYTLKVVLNGEIYTATETCIGVPDIENNITQNNSGGFGGDEVEITYYYRDNGREENHYLHRILSPVSRFPDYKAEDDKNSQGSLLQGFFSDKELKAGDMINIRLYGISRSYYDYFRKLLAASGAGNGPFQTTPGSVRGNIINQTHFANFAYGYFRLSEVDVVNYTIK; this is encoded by the coding sequence ATGGATTTGGAAACAGCAGAACCAAAACTGGTAATTGACGCATCCATTGATTGGGTAAAGGGTACGACAGGCAATGAGCAGAAAATCAAACTCTCCACCACAACCGGATATGATAGTACGATATTTCCGGCAGTTTCGGGAGCGGATATAATTATAACAAATTCAGCAAATACTGTTTTTCGTTTTATAGAAAGTCCTGGTACAGGAGAATACAGCTGCTTCGATTTCCGCCCGGTTATCGGGGAAACTTATACATTAAAAGTAGTTTTAAACGGGGAGATTTATACCGCAACCGAAACCTGTATAGGTGTGCCGGATATTGAAAATAATATTACGCAGAATAATAGCGGTGGATTTGGAGGTGACGAAGTGGAAATTACCTACTATTACCGGGATAATGGACGTGAGGAAAATCACTATCTGCATCGTATTCTATCGCCTGTATCAAGGTTTCCGGATTATAAAGCCGAAGATGATAAGAACAGTCAGGGCAGCCTGTTGCAGGGGTTTTTTTCCGATAAAGAGCTGAAAGCCGGGGACATGATAAACATCCGACTCTATGGCATTTCCAGGAGCTATTATGATTATTTCAGAAAATTGTTAGCCGCCTCCGGGGCTGGTAACGGTCCCTTTCAAACAACACCAGGTTCGGTGAGAGGCAATATTATCAATCAGACCCATTTTGCCAACTTCGCTTATGGATATTTCAGACTATCAGAAGTGGACGTAGTGAATTATACCATAAAGTAA
- a CDS encoding sigma-70 family RNA polymerase sigma factor: METIAPVSLQVCIKSYIIFERTVRIREYKYPERARICHGADDYRVYCLLNQLYMSQQQDILLVTRLKSNDIAAFDELYLKYFKLLCANAFLFLKNENEAKDLVQTLFLDIWEKKLYEHFHKDVKGYLFLAVKNRCLNFIKSQKVKGARAASFNRFYHEQSGEPEPGNDPADHQEQLRMLLSDMKGQKKAALNMVYFKEKKYSEAAREMGIGVNSLKTHLKSALKTLRLGMANKK; this comes from the coding sequence GTGGAAACGATTGCACCCGTATCGCTGCAGGTTTGCATCAAATCTTATATTATATTTGAGAGAACGGTCCGTATCCGGGAATATAAATACCCGGAAAGGGCGCGGATCTGCCATGGAGCGGATGATTACCGGGTCTATTGTTTGTTAAACCAGCTATATATGTCGCAGCAGCAGGACATTTTATTGGTAACGCGATTAAAAAGCAACGACATTGCTGCGTTCGATGAATTGTACCTGAAGTATTTTAAACTGCTGTGTGCAAATGCTTTTCTGTTCCTGAAAAATGAGAATGAAGCTAAAGACCTGGTGCAGACCCTGTTCCTGGATATATGGGAAAAAAAACTGTACGAGCATTTTCATAAAGATGTAAAAGGCTACCTGTTTCTGGCAGTCAAGAACCGCTGTCTTAATTTTATAAAAAGCCAGAAAGTAAAAGGTGCAAGAGCAGCATCGTTCAACCGGTTTTATCATGAACAGTCCGGTGAGCCGGAACCCGGCAATGATCCGGCCGATCATCAGGAACAGCTGCGCATGTTGCTGTCGGATATGAAGGGTCAGAAAAAGGCCGCCCTGAATATGGTCTATTTTAAAGAGAAAAAATACAGCGAAGCAGCCCGGGAAATGGGCATTGGTGTTAATTCATTGAAAACCCACCTGAAAAGCGCGCTGAAAACATTAAGACTGGGCATGGCAAACAAAAAATAA
- a CDS encoding FecR family protein, translating into MTIDHDKIVVLYLESLTGTISPEDAALLSRELASGGPVKKLWEQLEREGNTPEMQHFLRNLEPETELHQLKKRLQLPSGGSTRLRRMAGWGAAAAAIVAVSIAAFFLLQQKKITDSQAIASVIREKKDAVRLKLASGTSVDLDQTADQLTLGNTVLNLGGDSLNFNSTDTATNQLTIPRGGSYTLTLSDGTVVMLNADSKLRFPFRFGGTTRDVYLEGEAYFKVFKDKAHPFIVHTPLTTVEVVGTQFNVNTYKQGTVSTALVEGKVLTGIPGGAAQPLQPGHVAVYNTTKGFAVEEADMDDIVAWVKGVYYFHDLPLRELVALMSRCYGVSVSIDQQTLPGRSVSGVMDRNNLPELLEDLKTTIGIKYYYSGATLHIYR; encoded by the coding sequence ATGACCATTGATCACGATAAAATAGTTGTCCTTTACCTGGAAAGTCTGACAGGAACGATCAGCCCGGAGGATGCTGCGCTGCTGAGCAGGGAGCTGGCATCAGGGGGACCGGTAAAAAAATTATGGGAACAACTGGAGCGGGAGGGAAACACGCCGGAGATGCAGCATTTTCTCAGGAACCTGGAGCCGGAGACCGAGCTTCACCAGCTGAAAAAACGATTGCAGTTGCCTTCCGGAGGCAGTACCCGGCTGCGCCGTATGGCAGGCTGGGGTGCCGCAGCTGCGGCAATTGTTGCTGTAAGCATTGCCGCCTTTTTTCTGTTGCAGCAGAAAAAGATCACCGATTCGCAGGCCATCGCATCAGTGATTCGTGAAAAAAAAGATGCCGTCCGTCTAAAACTGGCTTCAGGCACATCCGTTGATCTGGACCAGACTGCAGACCAGTTAACGTTGGGCAATACGGTACTGAATCTTGGCGGGGACAGTCTGAATTTCAATTCTACGGATACCGCCACCAATCAGCTTACGATACCCCGGGGAGGCAGTTACACCCTGACCTTATCGGACGGCACCGTGGTAATGCTTAATGCCGACTCGAAACTCCGGTTTCCCTTCCGGTTTGGCGGTACTACCAGGGATGTATACCTCGAGGGGGAAGCTTACTTTAAGGTGTTCAAAGACAAGGCGCATCCTTTTATTGTACATACCCCGCTTACAACGGTTGAGGTGGTGGGTACGCAGTTTAATGTTAACACGTATAAACAAGGCACTGTATCCACCGCACTGGTGGAGGGAAAGGTGCTGACCGGAATACCGGGCGGAGCGGCACAACCCTTACAGCCGGGACATGTGGCGGTTTATAATACCACAAAGGGATTTGCTGTGGAAGAAGCGGATATGGATGATATTGTGGCCTGGGTGAAAGGGGTTTATTATTTTCATGATCTGCCGCTTCGGGAGCTCGTTGCGCTTATGTCGCGTTGTTATGGGGTCTCCGTTTCAATCGACCAGCAGACACTACCCGGCCGCTCGGTATCCGGTGTGATGGACCGGAACAACCTGCCCGAACTGCTGGAAGACCTGAAAACAACGATTGGAATAAAATATTATTATTCAGGCGCTACATTGCATATCTACCGGTAA